A genomic region of Haliotis asinina isolate JCU_RB_2024 chromosome 1, JCU_Hal_asi_v2, whole genome shotgun sequence contains the following coding sequences:
- the LOC137298641 gene encoding uncharacterized protein, translating to MVLSNEESKAATVSLELFRGKVGVDSQVLQLSSVRVEEELVQASQVFHVQPVGAESVAVGYCWSFPPQPVESTQQAQCPVLELHLDCTSAHELSLKGWYMCDVSSWL from the exons ATGGTACTTTCAAATGAGGAA AGTAAGGCTGCGACTGTGTCACTGGAACTGTTCCGGGGTAAGGTGGGGGTTGATTCACAGGTGTTGCAGCTCTCATCGGTCCGGGTGGAGGAAGAGTTGGTGCAGGCATCACAGGTTTTCCATGTCCAGCCGGTGGGAGCGGAGTCTGTGGCTGTTGGATACTGTTGGAGTTTCCCACCACAGCCGGTTGAGTCAACACAGCAGGCTCAATGTCCGGTTCTGGAACTTCATCTG GACTGCACTTCAGCACATGAGCTGTCTTTGAAGGGATGGTACATGTGCGACGTATCTTCTTGGTTGTGA